Proteins from one Pagrus major chromosome 1, Pma_NU_1.0 genomic window:
- the LOC141000994 gene encoding up-regulator of cell proliferation-like, translating into MKTCLTCNSSFCGNDARDHYTKEALWGHKLIDVCHEVERKRCLQHKKPLDLFCRTDQTPICSKCARKNHRGHNIVWKRNHAMVPPPGEIKFLSVKPNSVTLSWECPKGLEGPASFRVMWGSSVKVEGCFIIRGFNKTEINNLQLGQKYFFRVATQDKDGNLSECVKASVMTAMPAPRHLKKGHSEATALSLKWTKGENMEGIPHQFLITLTSPGKDLLAAHTEDCYKTFSDLEPDTEYIISVSTVLGDACSEPVSTTIHTEPCLREVLSKMGHEDKYEDKLTLSTVLEINQNEMSDNNLDTAESLPEAFLKKLTMLNANARSFTCGSHEVITDKSNAINPLDMIVALLLCSDNFLQQYIVLKMALCQFAVPLLLPNYETRQITLMLWSMREIVRTFSPSNLAFGKLSCVERIVLCDIPLVSFVRLGRTILSKSQMLNKLLSNSQQCHDPFYHRKMVCGDVPRRISEGLVEISWYLPCGDRKVDRFTEPLAVANLRGDIRAFDKQFSFLCRTSAAVYIFCDESEADFFKNLKGKDVKANVILISSGQGKTFTLQMLTLKPSLKKTNVSQKKKTETELIKALQESVSKLLENCPNKVSVANLADSAQHCEILVDEDTDECQDARKNVGKITEHIANTSEFKDKHLASQGHIWKALSWLETECWRLRKAGNRDTEEYRKSLKTKEKVLRKKQLRFEMTPVMSSFLRGVVISEVQRYFFLKWLEMDLDSLSWNQLSALQDRYKELSQKFPQDTEKIAEIDKQISACSLRLEHFFRECGQLYECASHLPDYSSQKKTMEQLPALCAQMLLDGFPLELVDGDAANIPIKWITEVLTELHYIMQSNSKLKVITIIGAENSGKSTLLNTMFGVRFAVSKGTCTRGASIQLINVNKDIREELGCDCIMIIDTEGLKPHQMVQDDHSHERDKEVASLAVALSDATIVNVSRDDSSEEDILKMVLYAFTRLKDVRSKPLCHFVHTDMYEKPAAKRNNSKDWWERLNVIIRKDIRMKKAKIYRISDVVEFDRDSCSWHFSSVWHGTPPMAPFSVDYSETAHALKKRLLGDLKKCQARGDLMHFIGMVEKFWKAL; encoded by the exons ATGAAGACCTGCCTGACCTGTAACAGCTCCTTCTGTGGGAATGATGCGCGGGACCACTACACAAAGGAAGCTCTGTGGGGACACAAACTCATCGATGTGTGTCACGAAGTTGAGAGGAAGCGctgtctgcaacacaaaaaGCCTCTAGACTTGTTCTGCAGGACCGATCAGACTCCGATCTGCAGCAAATGTGCACGGAAAAATCACAGAGGTCACAACATCGTCTGGAAGCGTAACCATGCAA TGGTGCCCCCTCCTGGTGAGATCAAGTTCCTGTCAGTGAAACCAAACTCTGTAACCCTAAGCTGGGAATGCCCGAAGGGACTGGAGGGGCCCGCAAGCTTCAGAGTTATGTGGGGCTCCTCTGTGAAAGTGGAAGGTTGCTTCATCATCAGAGGttttaataaaactgaaataaacaacCTCCAACTTGGACAAAAGTATTTCTTCAGAGTGGCCACACAAGACAAGGATGGCAATTTAAGTGAATGTGTCAAGGCATCTGTTATGACAG CAATGCCAGCCCCTCGACACTTGAAAAAAGGACATTCAGAGGCCACAGCTCTGTCTTTAAAATGgacaaaaggagaaaacatgGAGGGAATTCCACATCAGTTCCTCATAACCCTCACAAGTCCAGGGAAAGATTTGTTGGCAGCACACACAGAAGACTGCTACAAGACGTTTTCTGATTTAGAGCCAGACACAGAGTACATCATCTCTGTTTCTACAGTGCTGGGTGATGCATGCAGTGAGCCAGTCTCTACAACTATACACACAG AGCCATGTCTCAGGGAGGTGCTGTCAAAGATGGGACATGAAGACAAGTATGAGGACAAGCTAACACTGAGCACCGTTCTGGAGAtcaatcaaaatgaaatgtcagataACAACCTTGACACTGCCGAGTCACTTCCTGAGGCTTTTTTGAAGAAACTTACAATGTTGAATGCAAATGCTAGAAGTTTCACATGTGGTTCCCATGAAGTGATCACAGACAAAAGCAATGCCATTAATCCCCTTGACATGATTGTTGCGCTGCTTCTCTGTTCAGACAATTTCCTTCAGCAGTACATAGTTCTGAAAATGGCACTCTGCCAGTTTGCTGTCCCGCTCTTGCTGCCTAACTATGAAACAAGACAAATCACATTGATGCTGTGGTCCATGCGTGAAATTGTCAGAACCTTCAGTCCCTCAAACCTGGCATTCGGAAAGTTAAGCTGTGTAGAAAGAATTGTGCTCTGTGATATTCCTCTGGTGTCATTTGTCAGGCTGGGCAGGACGATCTTGTCCAAGTCTCAGATGCTGAACAAACTGCTCAGTAACTCTCAGCAGTGCCACGACCCGTTCTATCATCGTAAGATGGTGTGTGGTGATGTTCCCAGGAGAATTTCAGAAGGGCTCGTTGAAATCAGCTGGTACCTCCCGTGTGGGGACAGGAAAGTAGACAGATTCACTGAGCCACTGGCTGTCGCCAACCTCAGAGGAGACATTAGGGCCTTTGACAAGCAATTCTCATTCCTCTGCCGGACATCTGCAGCTGTTTACATCTTCTGTGATGAATCAGAAGCTGATTTCTTCAAGAATCTGAAAGGAAAGGATGTGAAAGCAAATGTCATTTTGATAAGCAGTGGACAGGGGAAGACCTTTACACTCCAGATGTTGACGTTGAAACCAAGTTTAAAGAAAACTAATGTgagccaaaagaaaaagactgaaacTGAGCTGATCAAAGCCCTCCAGGAATCAGTCTCTAAGTTGCTAGAAAACTGTCCAAACAAAGTGTCGGTAGCAAATCTGGCTGACAGTGCTCAACACTGTGAAATCCTGGTTGATGAGGATACTGATGAATGCCAGGATGCAAGGAAGAATGTGGGTAAAATCACTGAACACATCGCTAATACCTCTGAGTTCAAAGACAAACATCTGGCTTCCCAGGGGCACATCTGGAAAGCGCTTTCATGGCTGGAAACTGAGTGCTGGAGACTGCGTAAAGCTGGCAACCGGGACACTGAAGAATACCGCAAGtctttgaaaacaaaagaaaaggtgcttagaaagaaacagctgagatTTGAGATGACACCTGTTATGTCAAGCTTCCTTCGTGGTGTGGTCATCTCAGAAGTGCAACGTTACTTTTTCCTCAAATGGCTGGAAATGGATCTGGACAGCCTGTCCTGGAACCAGCTGTCAGCTCTGCAGGATCGATACAAAGAGCTTAGCCAGAAATTTCCACAAGATACCGAAAAAATTGCGGAGATTGACAAGCAAATATCTGCTTGCTCTTTACGCCTGGAGCACTTTTTTCGAGAGTGTGGGCAGCTGTATGAATGTGCGAGTCACCTGCCAGACTACAGCTCCCAGAAAAAAACCATGGAACAACTCCCTGCACTGTGCGCTCAGATGCTACTGGATGGTTTCCCTCTTGAGCTCGTTGATGGAGATGCAGCAAACATCCCGATTAAATGGATCACTGAGGTGCTTACTGAGCTACACTACATAATGCAGTCCAACAGTAAGCTCAAAGTCATTACTATCATCGGAGCTGAAAACTCAGGAAAATCAACTCTGCTAAACACCATGTTTGGCGTCAGGTTTGCCGTCAGCAAAGGAACATGCACCAGAGGGGCGTCCATCCAACTGATCAATGTCAACAAAGACATCAGAGAAGAGCTGGGGTGCGACTGCATCATGATCATTGACACTGAGGGACTGAAACCACATCAGATGGTTCAAGATGATCACAGTCACGAACGTGATAAGGAAGTAGCAAGCCTTGCTGTGGCACTAAGTGATGCCACAATCGTCAACGTTTCCAGGGACGACTCAAGTGAGGAAGACATCTTGAAGATGGTGCTTTATGCTTTCACAAGGTTAAAGGATGTGAGATCGAAGCCACTCTGCCATTTTGTTCATACTGACATGTATGAGAAGCCTGCTGCAAAGAGGAACAATAGTAAAGATTGGTGGGAAAGGCTCAATGTGATCATCCGGAAGGACATTAGGATGAAGAAGGCAAAAATCTACAGGATCTCAGATGTGGTGGAGTTTGATCGAGACAGTTGCAGCTGGCACTTTTCTTCGGTTTGGCACGGGACTCCACCGATGGCTCCTTTCAGTGTTGACTATAGTGAGACTGCTCACGCTTTGAAAAAGCGTCTTTTAGGTGACCTCAAAAAGTGCCAGGCAAGGGGTGATCTGATGCACTTCATCGGGATGGTGGAAAAGTTCTGGAAGGCTCTATGA